A stretch of the Acyrthosiphon pisum isolate AL4f chromosome A2, pea_aphid_22Mar2018_4r6ur, whole genome shotgun sequence genome encodes the following:
- the LOC100160887 gene encoding proteasome alpha 4 subunit-like → MARRYDTRTTIFSPEGRLYQVEYAIEAISHAGTCLGILTNDGVLLAAEKRNVNKLLDETCGSEKIYKLNDDMVCSVAGITADANVLVSELRSISERYRMQYGDSIPCEQLVSWLCDVKQAYTQYGGKRPFGVSILYMGWDAHYGFQLYQSDPSGNYCGWKATCIGTNSAAAIASLKTEYKEGQMTLDEAKKLAVKILSKTLDATKLTADKVEMATLKRESNQTVTNILEKHEVEKLITEYEKMEAEIAAAKAEAKAKEKKEKDAKEKDQSSS, encoded by the exons ATG GCGCGAAGATATGATACaagaacaacaattttttcTCCTGAAG gACGATTATATCAAGTGGAATATGCTATAGAAGCAATCAGTCATGCTGGAACTTGTTTGGGCATACTTACAAATGATGGTGTTCTCCTTGCAGCTGAAAAACGGAATGTGAACAAACTGCTTGATGAGACTTGTGGCTCAGAGaaaatttataaacttaatga TGACATGGTTTGCAGTGTAGCTGGTATTACTGCTGATGCTAATGTCTTAGTTAGTGAATTACGTTCTATTTCAGAACGTTATCGTATGCAGTATGGAGATTCTATACCGTGTGAACAGCTGGTTTCGTGGTTGTGTGATGTAAAACAAGCATATACTCAATATggag GTAAAAGACCATTTGgtgtatcaatattatacatgggTTGGGATGCACATTATGGCTTTCAACTGTATCAGTCAGATCCTAGTGGAAATTATTGTGGTTGGAAAGCAACTTGTATTGGAACAAACAGTGCT gctgcCATTGCATCATTGAAAACTGAGTATAAAGAAGGACAAATGACTTTAGATGAAGCAAAAAAATTGGCtgtgaaaattttatcaaaaactttaGACGCCACAAAACTGACAGCtgataaag TGGAAATGGCCACACTTAAACGAGAAAGTAATCAGACCGTTACAAACATACTTGAAAAACATGAAGTGGAGAAACTTATTACTGAATATGAGAAAATGGAAGCTGAAATTGCTGCAGCAAAAGCAGAAGCCAAAGCTAAAGAGAAGAAGGAAAAAGATGCAAAAGAAAAAGATCAGTCatcatcttaa